CGCCGACTCGTCGAGCCGGCCGTGCTCGGCCCACCACGCCTGGCCCTCGGCCGGCAGCGTGTGGATCGGGTCGTAGTACTCGTAGGTCCGCGACAGGGCCTCGGGGTCGGCGGCCTCGATGGAGGTGCGGTAGTTCTTCGTCCAGTAGGAGATGCCGCGCACCTCGTCGTAGTCGGCGAGCTGGTGCACCCAGCGCTTCCCGACGAACGGCACGTCACACACGATCCGCGGGGTCGCGAAGCCCGGCAGGTAGCCCATGATGTGGTGCTGCAGCCGCTGCGCGTCGGCGACCGAGACCCGCCAGTGCTCCGAGAACGGGATCATGTCGCACATGTAGAAGTAGTAGGGCATGATCTGCGCCCCGTCGAGGAGCCGGAAGCACAGGTCGAGCAGCGCCTCGGGGTCGGCGTTGACGCCGTTGAGCAGCACGCCCTGGTTGCGGACGTCACGGATCCCGGTGTCGAGCATCGCCCGGGCGGCCTTCGCCACCAGCGGGGTGACCGAGTTGGCGTGGTTGACGTGGGTGTGGATCGCGATCGACACCCCGCGCTCCCGCGCGATGGAGGCGACCCGGCCCATGCCGTCGACCACGTCGCCCTGCAGCCAGTGCTGGGGGAGACCCATGAGGGCCTTGGTGGCCAGTCGGATGTCGCGGATGTTCTCGACCTCCAGCACCGAGGTCAGGAACGCCTCGAGCCGGGGCCACGGCATGTTGGCGACGTCACCGCCGGAGACCACGACGTCGCGCACGCTCGGCGTACGTCGCAGGTAGTCGATCATGTCGCCGAGCCGGTCGTTGGGCTTGCCGACGAACTTGAGCTTGTCGATCTGGGCGGTCGAGTTGCCGACCAGGTCCATGCGCGTGCAGTGGCCGCAGTACTGAGGGCAGGTCGGCAGCAGCTCGGCCAGCACCTTGGTGGGGTAGCGGTGGGTGAGCCCCTCGGCCACCCACATGTCGTGCTCGTGCAGCGAGTCGCGGGTGGCGTGCGGGTGGGAGGGCCAGTCGGTACGCCGGTCGCTGAGCACCGGCAGCATGTAGTGCCGGATCGGGTCGGCGTAGAACGCCTCGGTCAGCGACCCGGGGCCGGCCGGCTCCACGTGCGGGGCCATGGTGTTGAGCATCTGCGGCGGCACCAGCATCGACATGGTCGCCCGCTCGGCCTGGTCGCGCTCGAGGTCCTCGTAGAACCGCTCGTCGAGCAGGTCGCCCATCAGCTCGCGCAGCTGCTTGAGGTTCTTGACGCAGTGGGCCCGCTGCCACTGCACCGACTCCCACTCCTCGGTCGTCACGTCGCGCCACCCCGGGAACCGCGTCCAGTCGGGCTCGACCAGCTCGGTCCGGCGGTAGGGGTAGGGCTGGCCGGTCTCGAGTCCGATGGCCGTCTCGATGCTCATGGGGGACCTCCTGGGTCGTGGCGCGCGGCGGTGGGTCGATTGTGTGACTCACCGCTCATCTGCGAGAGTACGAGAACACCATCCGGCAAGTCCAACCACCCGCCGGAGGATTTGCGGGTGATCGACGAAATCAGTGGAGAAGAGACAGTGACGACCTCCGTGGCGAGCGACCCGACCGGGCTGCACCGGGTCCTCGACGACGTCGCGGTGCTGCCCCAGGCCGCCGCCCGCCTCGACACCCGGCGCGAGCTCTGGCCCGACGAGGTGCGGGTGCGCGTGGAGCGTCTCAACCTCGACGCGGCCTCGTTCCGCCAGCTCGAGCGCAAGCACGACGGCGACGGCGACGCGGTCCGCGCCGAGGTGCTCGGCATCGTCGCGGCGCGGGGCAAGATGCAGAACCCCGAGACGGGGTCCGGCGGGATGCTGGTCGGCACGGTCGAGGCCGTGGGGGAGGAGTCGCCGCTGGGCCTCCGGGTCGGCGACCGCGTCGCCACCCTGGTCTCCCTGACCCTCACCCCGCTGGTGATCGAGGACGACCTGGCGCGCTGGGACGGCCGGAGCGAGCAGGTGCCCTGCGACGGCTACGCCGTGCTCTTCGGCCGCTCGATCGCGGCCGTCCTTCCCGACGACCTGGCCCCCGAGCTCAGCCTCGCCGTGATGGACGTCTGCGGCGCTCCCGCGCTCACCGCCCGCGTCGTCCGGCAGTACGCCGCCACGCGACGGCCCACCGTGGCCGTGATCGGCGGCGCCGGCAAGTCCGGCTCGCTCAGCCTGGCCGCTGCCCGCGACGCCGGCGCCGACCGGTTGCTCGGCGTCGTACCCCATGAGCAGGAGGCCGAGCGGCTCCGGGGCGCCGGTCTCGCCGACGCGGTGGTCGTCGCCGACGCCCGCGACCCCATCGCACTGCGCGACGCGGTCACCGCGGCCGGCGGCCCGGCCGACATCACCGTGGTGTGCGTGGACGTCCCCGGTTGTGAGGGCGGGGCGATCCTCGCCACGGCCGAGGGCGGCACGGTGATCTTCTTCTCCATGGCCACCTCCTTCCCGGCCGCCGCCCTGGGGGCGGAAGGCCTGGCCGCCGACGTCACGATGCTGGTCGGCAACGGGTACGTGCCCGGCCACGCGGCGTACGCGCTGGAGCTGCTGCGGGCGAACGACGGCGTCCGGCGACTCTTCGAGGAGCGGCTCTGATGGTCTCGACAGGCTCGACCAACGTGGGGTCCCGGCGGACCGTGGGACGGCTGGAGCTCGACCGCGAACGGGTCAAGCAGGCCCGGGCGCTGGCGCGCAAGGTCGGCCGGCCGGTGGTGTCGTTGGCCAAGAGGCACACGACCGTCTCGGTGGAGCGCGCCACCCTGCGCCTCGCCGGCCTGGCCGGCGCGGACCCCGACGGCACCCCGTGGGTCAACCGGCTCGCGGAGGTCGTCCGCGCCGACGTCGGGCTCGAGCACGGGGTGGCCCTGCCTGTCTGGGACGCGCTGCTGCGCGGCGAGGCCGACGACCTGCTCACCCTCGCGCAGAAGGCGGGCGCCGGGTCGGTCCGCTTCCGGCTCCCCGAGGGTCGCGACGCCACCCGGGCCACCGCCGCCTCGAGGAAGGCCGTCGGCGCCGGGATCCGGCGCATCGACCAGCGCCGCCACGAGCGCGAGCGGCTCATCGCCCGGGTCGGGGACGCCCCGAGCAAGCCGTGGATCTACCTGATCGTGGCCACCGGCGACATCCACGAGGACATCCCCCAGGCGCAGGCGGCCGCCCGCGAGGGCGCCGACGTGATCGCGGTGATCCGGTCGACGGGCCAGTCACTGCTCGACTTCGTGCCCGAGGGCGCCACCCGCGAGGGCTTCGCCGGCACCTACGCCACCCAGGAGAACTTCCGGCTGATGCGGGCGGCCCTCGACGAGACGTCGCGGGAGCTCGGCCGCTACGTCCGGCTCACCAACTACGCCTCCGGGCTGTGCATGCCCGAGATCGCGGCGCTGGCGGGGCTCGAGCGACTCGACATGATGCTCAACGACTCCATGTACGGGATCCTCTTCCGCGACATCAACCCGATCCGCACCTTCGTCGACCAGCGGTTCAGCCGGCAGGTGCACGCCCGGGCGGGGATCATCATCAACACCGGCGAGGACAACTACCTCACCACCGCCGACGCCGTCGAGGCCGCTCACACGGTCACCACCAGCCAGCTCCTCAACGAGTACTTCGGCAAGGAGGCCGGGCTCGAGGACTGGCAGCTCGGGCTGGGCCACGCCTTCGAGATCGACCCGGACATCCCCGACTCGTTCCGGCTCGAGCTGGCCCACGCCATGCTGGCGCGCGACCTCTTCCCGAAGGCGCCGCTGAAGTGGATGCCGCCGACGCGCCACATGACCGGTGACGTCTTCCGCGGCTACCTGCTCGACGGCTTCTTCAACCTCGTGGGTGCGCTCACGGGGCAGGGCATCCTCCTGGTCGGCATGATGACCGAGGCAGTGGTCACGCCGTGGCTCTCCGACCGCGACCTCGCTCTCCAGAACGTCCGCTACGTCATGAACGCCGCCGGCAACCTCCACGAGGACTTCCGGCCCGCCCCCGGCGGCTTCATCGAGAAGCGCGCCCAGCACGTCCTCGACGAGACCATCACCCTGCTCGACCAGATCGCCCACGACACCTCCGCAGCGGGCCTGCCGCCGCTGCTCTCCGCGATCGGCGACGGCACCTTCGGGCTGATGAAGCGCCCCGCCGACGGCGGCCGCGGCCTCGACGGCGTGGCCCGCAAGTCGACCAGCTACTACAACCCGGCGACCGAGATCCTGGAGGAGCGATGAGCCCGCTGCGCCCGTACGGCGACACCACCGGCGACGGCATGGTGCAGCTGTCCTTCACCCTGCCGATGCCCCACTCCAAGGTCGCCGACGGCGCCGCGCTCCAGCTGGCCAGCAAGATGGGCATGGACCCCGCCCTGGTCGTGCACAGCAAGCCGATGGGCGAGGGCTTCACCTTCTTCGTGGTCTACGGCCGGGTCAACCACCTCGTCGAGCCGGACCAGGTGACCGTGGTCGAGCGCGACTTCCCGCTGCTCACCCCCAAGGAGGCCAACGCCGCGATCAAGCGCTCGCTGCGGCGCCGGCTGGTCGTGGTCGGCGCCTGCATCGGCACCGACGCCCACACCGTCGGCATCGACGCGATCCTCAACATCAAGGGCTGGGCAGGGGAGAAGGGGCTCGAGTACTACCGCGAGCTCAAGGTGGTCAACCTCGGGGCCCAGGTGTCGGTGCCGGAGCTCGTCGAGCGCTCGCTCGCCGAGCACGCCGACGCGGTGCTCGTCTCCCAGGTCGTGACCCAGCGCGACGCCCACCTCCTCAACACGCGCGAGATGTCGGCCGCCTTCCGCGAGGCGTTCCCCGCGGGCAAGCGGCCGCTCCTCGTCGTGGGTGGCCCCCGATTCGACGAGGCCATGGCCGACGAGCTCGGGGTCGACCGGGTCTTCAGCCGTGGCACCACTCCCGGGGAGGTCGCCTCCTACCTCGTCCACCGGGTGACCGACCGCCCCACCCGGAAGGCTTCGTGATGACCAACGCCGAGGTCGGCATGACCGTGCGACACCGCCGCTACGTGCCGTACTCCCACGCCCACTACGCCGGCAACCTCGTGGACGGTGCCTACAGCCTCGGGCTGTTCGGCGACGTGGCGACCGAGATGTGCATCCGCACCGACGGCGACGAGGGGCTCTTCGCCTCCTACTCCGACGTCCAGTTCCACGCCCCGGTCCGGGCCGGAGACGTGCTCGAGATCAGCTGCGCGGTCACCAGGGTCGGCACCCGGTCGCGCACCCTCGACTTCGCTGTCCACGTCCTCGCCCGAGGCGCGGCCACCCCCGACCGGCCCGGCGCCGCGGAGGTGCTGGACGCCCCGCTGCTGGCCACCTCGGCCACCGGCACCGTGGTCGTCCCGGCCTGACCCGGCCGACAAAGGAAAATCTCTCCCACACTTGCGTGAACGAGAGGTGCGTCTGACCTGCGGGTTCGCGCGTCGTCGCAGGTGAGGGGCCGGTTGACAGGATCCCGCCCAGCAACCAAGGTGCGGTTTGTCCGTCCATGCAGTTCGTGGTCGGCGGACCGGCGTCCGAGTGATCGCGTCGGAGGTGGTCCCTCCAACGCCGTCCGATGTGGTTCGCGAAGGCCGGTCCGACGCCGCGAGTTCGGACGCGGAAGGGCCCCTGGTTCCCTAGACAACTTCCCGGGCTCTGGCAGCCAGTCGGGGGTGGGAAGGCCCGAAGGACGCAGTGGCCCTTCCGCGCCTGCCACGCCCGGCCACGCGCCTCCCGGTACCGTGAAGACGTGCTGTCCCGGACCGGCCTGGCCCTGCTGGCCGGCGTGCTGCTGGCCCAGGCCTTCGAGCCCGTCGGGCTCGTGGTCCTGCTGCCGGTGGGGATCATGGGGCTCGCGCTCGCCGTCCGCGGCCTCCCCGCGCGACGCGCGTGGCTACCGGGCCTCGCGTTCGGGCTCGGTTTCCACCTGGTGCTCCTGTTCTGGATGCGGGTGGTCGGGTACGACGCCTGGTTGGCCCTGGCCGGCCTCCAGGCGGCCTTCCACGCGCCGCTCGGCGTCCTCGCCGCCTGGGTGATGCGGCTGCGCGGGGGACCGGTCTGGTTCGCCGCCGCCTGGGTCGCGGTGGAGACCGTGCGCTCCTCCTGGCCCTTCAGCGGGATGCCGTGGGGCCGGCTGGCCTACGCGACCGGCGACACCCTGTGGCAGGACGCCCTGCCGTGGGTGGGCATGACCGGCCTCTCCTTCCTGCTCGCCCTGCTGGGCGCCCTGGCCGCCGAGGTCGTCGCCCGCACGGGTCGCGCCCGCGTGGTGGCGGCGGCTGTCGCCGGGGGAGTGGCCGTCGTCTCGCTGGTCCCGGCCCTGACCGCCTACCCCGTCCCCACCGTCGGCGACAGGCAGGTGGCCGTCGTGCAGGGCGACGTGCCGGGGGACGGCAGCGACATCCTGCTCGACCACCGGCAGGTCACGCGCAACCACGTCGAGGCCACGGTCGCGCTGGCCGGCGACGTCCGCGCCGGGCGTGCCCCCGCGCCCGACTTCGTGGTCTGGCCGGAGAACTCGACCGCGGTCGACCCGTTCCGCACCGCGGACGTCAACGCCGCCATCCGGAGCGCCAGCGACGCCATCGGCGTACCCGTTCTCGTGGGCGCGATGGTGGACTCGGGCCCGGAGAACGTGCTCAACCAGAGCATCGTGTGGGAGCCCGGCGTCGGTGCGACCGACCGCTACACCAAGTGGCACCCCGTGCCCTTCGGTGAGTACATCCCCTGGCGCGGGGTGTTCCAGGAGAACTTCGGGCGCCTCGCGCTGATCCCGCGCGACATGCTCAGCGGCACCCGGGAGGAGCCGATCGTCCTGGGTGACACCCCGGTGGCGGCTGCCATCTGCTTCGACGTGGCCTACGACGACGGCATCCACGCCCAGCTCCTGCGGGGCGGCCAGCTGGTGGTCGTGCAGACCAGCAACGCGATGTTCATCCACACCAACCAGATCGACCAGCAGTTCGAGATCAGTCGGCTGCGGGCGGTCGAGACCGGTCGTCACGTCCTCGTGGCGGCGACGAACGGCGTCTCGGGCGTCATCGCCCCTGACGGTGAGGTCGTGGCGCGCGCCGGCACCCGGACCCAGGCCGTGCTGCAGGAGCAGGTGTCCCTGGCCACCGGCATCACCCCCGCGGTGCGCCTGGGGGCCTGGCCCGGTCGGGTGGCGGTCGTCGCCACCCTGGTGGCGGCAGCGTGGTCGGTGCTCACGTACCGTCGGCCGCGACCTGGGGAGGGGGTGGATGATGAGCTCGGACGAGCGGACCGTGATGGTCGTCCCGACCTTCAACGAGCGTGACAACCTCGCGTGGATCGTGGGTCGCCTGCACGCCGCCCATCCCGACGTCGACGTCCTGGTCGTCGACGACAACTCACCGGACGGCACCGGCGCCGAGGCCGACCGGATGGCTGCGGCGGACGACCGGGTCCACGTCCTGCACCGCGCGGGGAAGAGCGGGCTGGGGGCGGCGTACCTCCACGGGTTCTCCTGGGCACTGGACGCCGGGTACGACGTCATCGGCGAGATGGACGCCGACGGCTCCCACCAGCCAGAGCAGCTGGACCGGCTGCGCAGCGCCCTCGACGACGCCGACCTGGTGATCGGGTCGCGCTGGGTCCCCGGCGGTTCCGTGGTCAACTGGCCGCTCCACCGGCGGGCGCTGTCGCGCGGTGGCAACCTCTACGTCCGCTGGCTGCTGGGCATCGGTGTCCGCGACGCCACGGCCGGCTACCGGCTCTTCCGCCGGCAGACGCTCGAGAAGTTGGACCTGGCCACCGTGCGCTCCACCGGCTACGTCTTCCAGACCGACCTGGCGACTCGGACCCTGCGTGCGGGCCTCACCGTGCGCGAGGTGCCGATCGAGTTCGTCGAGCGGGTGCGCGGTGACTCCAAGATGAGCGGTGCGGTCGCCGTCGAGTCGCTGCGCCGGATCACGGTGTGGGGGCTGCGCGAGCGGTGGGCGCAGCTCGGGCGCCTGTGGGGGCGCCGATGAGGAGGGCGGGCGTGCTGCGGGTCCTGCTGGTGGTGGCCTTCGTCGGGGTCCCGCTGCTGGAGATCTACCTGCTGATCGTGGTGGGCCGGGTCATCGGGGCGTGGTGGACGCTGCTGCTCCTCGTGCTCGCCAGCGTGCTCGGCGCCTGGCTCGTACGTCGGGAGGGCGGCCGGACCTGGCGGGCACTGACCGAGGCGCTCCGTACGGGACGGATGCCGGCGCGCGAGCTGGCCGACGGCGCGCTGGTGCTCATCGGCGGGACCCTGATGCTCACCCCCGGCTTCGCGACCGATGCCGTCGGGCTGCTGCTGGTGCTGCCGTTCTCGCGTCCGGTCGCCCGTCGGGCGCTGACGGCTGCCGTGTCACGGCGGCTGCTGGGCACCGACACAGGACGACGCCCCGGTCCTCCGACCGGTGGGCCGGTGGTCCGGGGCGACGTGGTGGACGAGTGAGGGTCAGCTGACCTTCTTCTTGCGGGTCGACGCCCGGTGCAGGTGGGCCGGCCCGATCTCTCCGCCGCGCAGCAGCTCGAGGCGCTCCTTGAGGATGTCCTCGAGCTCCTTCTCCGAGCGGCGCTCCAGCAGCATGTCCCAGTGGGTGCGGGCGGGCTTCTCGGCCTTCGCCTCGGGCTGGATGCCGGAGACGCTCAGCGACTCCGCCCCGCAGCGCGGGCACTCCCACGTCGCCGGGATCTCGGCCTCGTCCGACATCGTGATCTCGAACTCGTGGCCACGCTCGCACCGATAGCCGACCTGCTGTCGGGCCGCGAACTCGATGCCGCGCTCGTCCTCGAAGCTCTGGCCTCCGAGCCGAGCTCCACGCAGTGTGCGCTCCGCCATGAGCCACCTCCTGAACCTATGGTCCCCCGATGACCGCGCACTGAAACGTGCTGGTGAGGTGTTCCAGGACGCGGGCGTGCGGATCTTCCGCCGCTACGTCGTTCAACGGTACGACCCCCGGCGCAATTCCCCGAATCGCCGCCGAGGCGGTTCAGATCACGCTCGGGACCTTGTTTCCCGCCTCGCGGATACCCCGGGCGGTGTCGACCCGGAGCAGCAGCAGCCCACCGATGACGAAGAACACGATGAGCGCGAAGATCGCCGGCCGGTAGGAGCCGGTGAGCGTGAAGACGATGCCGAAGACGAGGGTGCCGAACCACGACGTGCCGCGCTCCATCGCGTGGTAGAAGCTGAAGTACTCGGCCTCCTTGCCGGCCGGGATGAACAGCGAGAAGTAGGACCGCGCGAGGGCCTGGGTGCCGCCGAGCACGATGCCGATGGCGACCCCGAGGGCGAGGAACGGCAGCAGCGCACCCTCGGGAACGAACAGGGCGAGGGTGACGATGACCATCCAGACGACCAGGCCGAAGAGAATCGTCCGCTTCGCGCCGATCCTCGCCGCCGCCCGACCAAAGGCGAGAGCGCCGAAGACCGCCACGAACTGCACCAGCAGGTAGACCGCCAGCACGGTCCCGGTGTCGAAGCCGAGCTCCTCCACCCCGTAGACCGACGCCTGGCTGATCACCGTCTGGATGCCGTCGTTGAAGAACAGGTAGGCCAACAGGAAGGTCAGCGCGGTGGGGTAGTGGCGCATCTCCTTGAGCGTCTGCCACAGCTGCCCGAAGCTGCGGGCGAAGACGCCGCCCTCGACGTGCTCGACGTCGCGGGGCGGCCGGTTCTTGATGCCCCGGAACGGGATGAAGGTGAAGCCCGCCCACCAGACGGCCGCCGAGAGCAGGCTGATGCGCACCGCCAGGCCCTCCTCGAGCCCGAAGGTCCCGTGGAAGCTCACGAGCACGAAGTTGAGGGCCAGCAGCAGCCCGCCGCCGGCGTACCCCATGGCCCACCCGCGAGAGGAGACCCGGTCCCGCTCGGTCTCGGTGGAGATCAGCGGCAGGATGGAGTCGTTGAAGACCGCGGCCGCGCCGAAGCAGAGGTTGGCGGCGATGAAGGACACCACGCCGAGCTGCCAGTTGTCCCCGGTCATGAAGAACAGCAGCGCGGCGAACGCGGCGCCGGCCCACGCGAAGCCCGCGAGGAGGTCCTTCTTGCGGGCCGTCCGGTCGGCGACGGCGCCCAGCGGCGGCAGGACCAGCGCCGAGATCAGCGTGGAGGTCGTCACGACGAACGCCGGGAGCGCCCCGGGCGCCACCTCGAACCAGAGCAGCCCGACCCGGTCGTCCACGGCGGCGTTCTTGGCGACGGCGATCAGGTAGGGCCCGAACAGCACGCCGGCCACCGTGGTGGCGAACGCGCTGTTGGCCCAGTCGTAGAAGTACCAGGCCCGCTGCTCCCTGCCCCCGCTCGTGGACGCGCGGTCGGCTGCGCCGGTCGTTGCACTCATGCGTTGTCCCTCCACAGCCCGCGGTCGACGAGCACGTCCCTGAGTATGTCGGTCCGGTCGGTCATCAGGCCGTCGACACCACGGTCGAGGAGCAGCCGCATCTCGTCGGGGTCGTCGATGGTCCAGCAGTGCACGTGCTTGCCGGCCGCGTGCGCGCGCCGCACCAGGCCCGGCGTGGTCACGGTCAGCGGCCCCTGCCGGTGGGGGATCTGCAGGGCGGCGAAGTGCCCGCCGGTGACGAGCGTGGCCATCCGGGCCGACGGCAGGAAGCGGAACGCGGCCACCTCGAGCGGGTGCGCGGAGGTCGCGACGCGGCCCCCGCTCAACCGGCGGAACCGCTGCAGCCGCCGGCGGGAGAACGACCCGACGAGCACCCGGTCGTGGGCCCCGTGCTCGTCGAGGAACCGGGCGAGCAGGGGTACGGCGGCCTCCGCCTTCACGTCGATGTTGAAGCGGCAGTCGGGGAAGGCCTCGAACAGCTCGCCCAGGGTCGGGATCGGCTCCGTGCCGGCGATTCGCACGTCGGCGAGGTCGGCGTGGTCGATGTCGAGCAGCCCGCCGTTGGTGCCGGTGACCCGGTCCAGGAAGGCGTCGTGGAACGCCAGCAGCACGCCGTCCCGGGTCGCGTGGACATCCGTCTCGAGGTAGCGGTAACCCAGCGCGACGGCGTGCCGGAACGCCGCCATCGTGTTCTCCAGGCCGACCAGGTGGGGGTGCGTGGCACCACCCCGGTGGGCGAACGCCAGCGGTATCGGGTGGTCGTCGAGGAACGGGTAGCCGGTCCGGGGCGCGGTCACGAACCGCAGTATCCACCCCGCGCGGCCGGCCCGGGCGGCGCCCGCGCGCCGGGTCGAGGGTCTGCCGGGGGAGGAGTACGGTCGCCACATGGACGAGTTGACCTGCCCCCGCTGCGACTCCGCCATGGTGAGCCGACCCCTCGGGACCGGTCAGGTGAGCCAGTGCCCCGACGGGCACGGCGTCTTCCTCGAGCGTGCCGAGCTCGGCAACCTCATCGAGGCCGAGAACGACTGGCACCGCAACGCCAGCCAGTCGACGGCTCCGTTGCCCAGGATCACCGCCGACATGACGGCGCCGCCCGCCTCGCGCACCCCTGCCCGGGCCTGGGTGGAGACGCTGTTCCGGTAGGCCACCGGCGATGACGCTCCTGCCGCCGGCCGGCGCCGACGACCCGCGGGAGCTCCGCGACGTCGGCCGCGACCCGGAGCGTTACACCAAGAAGGGCAAGCTGCGGCGCGACGTCTACGACCACGAGATCGAGCGGCTGCAGGAGCAGCTGGTGCAGCTGCAGTACTGGATCCAGCGCCAGGGGCTCAAGGTCCTCGTGATCTTCGAGGGCCGCGGCTCGGCCGGCAAGGGTGGGGTGATCAAGCGGATCACCGAGCGCACCAGTCCCCGCACCGTGCGGGTCGTGGCGCTGCCTCGGCCCACCGAGCGCGAGCAGACGCAGTGGTACTTCCAGCGCTACGTCGAGCACCTGCCGGCAGCTGGGGAGATGGTCCTGTTCGACCGCAGCTGGTACAACCGCTCCAACGTGGAGTGGGTGATGGGCTTCTGCACCGAGGAGGAGCACCAGGAGTTCCTGCGCTCCTGCCCGGAGTTCGAGCGGATGCTGGTCCGGTCCGGGATCACGGTCCTCAAGTACTGGTTCTCGGTGTCCTACGAGGAGCAGCGCAAGCGGTTCGAGGCCCGCAACGCCGAGCCGCTCAA
The genomic region above belongs to Nocardioides coralli and contains:
- a CDS encoding MFS transporter — translated: MSATTGAADRASTSGGREQRAWYFYDWANSAFATTVAGVLFGPYLIAVAKNAAVDDRVGLLWFEVAPGALPAFVVTTSTLISALVLPPLGAVADRTARKKDLLAGFAWAGAAFAALLFFMTGDNWQLGVVSFIAANLCFGAAAVFNDSILPLISTETERDRVSSRGWAMGYAGGGLLLALNFVLVSFHGTFGLEEGLAVRISLLSAAVWWAGFTFIPFRGIKNRPPRDVEHVEGGVFARSFGQLWQTLKEMRHYPTALTFLLAYLFFNDGIQTVISQASVYGVEELGFDTGTVLAVYLLVQFVAVFGALAFGRAAARIGAKRTILFGLVVWMVIVTLALFVPEGALLPFLALGVAIGIVLGGTQALARSYFSLFIPAGKEAEYFSFYHAMERGTSWFGTLVFGIVFTLTGSYRPAIFALIVFFVIGGLLLLRVDTARGIREAGNKVPSVI
- a CDS encoding polyprenol monophosphomannose synthase, whose protein sequence is MSSDERTVMVVPTFNERDNLAWIVGRLHAAHPDVDVLVVDDNSPDGTGAEADRMAAADDRVHVLHRAGKSGLGAAYLHGFSWALDAGYDVIGEMDADGSHQPEQLDRLRSALDDADLVIGSRWVPGGSVVNWPLHRRALSRGGNLYVRWLLGIGVRDATAGYRLFRRQTLEKLDLATVRSTGYVFQTDLATRTLRAGLTVREVPIEFVERVRGDSKMSGAVAVESLRRITVWGLRERWAQLGRLWGRR
- a CDS encoding FxsA family protein is translated as MLRVLLVVAFVGVPLLEIYLLIVVGRVIGAWWTLLLLVLASVLGAWLVRREGGRTWRALTEALRTGRMPARELADGALVLIGGTLMLTPGFATDAVGLLLVLPFSRPVARRALTAAVSRRLLGTDTGRRPGPPTGGPVVRGDVVDE
- a CDS encoding RNA polymerase-binding protein RbpA yields the protein MAERTLRGARLGGQSFEDERGIEFAARQQVGYRCERGHEFEITMSDEAEIPATWECPRCGAESLSVSGIQPEAKAEKPARTHWDMLLERRSEKELEDILKERLELLRGGEIGPAHLHRASTRKKKVS
- the lnt gene encoding apolipoprotein N-acyltransferase; translated protein: MLSRTGLALLAGVLLAQAFEPVGLVVLLPVGIMGLALAVRGLPARRAWLPGLAFGLGFHLVLLFWMRVVGYDAWLALAGLQAAFHAPLGVLAAWVMRLRGGPVWFAAAWVAVETVRSSWPFSGMPWGRLAYATGDTLWQDALPWVGMTGLSFLLALLGALAAEVVARTGRARVVAAAVAGGVAVVSLVPALTAYPVPTVGDRQVAVVQGDVPGDGSDILLDHRQVTRNHVEATVALAGDVRAGRAPAPDFVVWPENSTAVDPFRTADVNAAIRSASDAIGVPVLVGAMVDSGPENVLNQSIVWEPGVGATDRYTKWHPVPFGEYIPWRGVFQENFGRLALIPRDMLSGTREEPIVLGDTPVAAAICFDVAYDDGIHAQLLRGGQLVVVQTSNAMFIHTNQIDQQFEISRLRAVETGRHVLVAATNGVSGVIAPDGEVVARAGTRTQAVLQEQVSLATGITPAVRLGAWPGRVAVVATLVAAAWSVLTYRRPRPGEGVDDELGRADRDGRPDLQRA
- a CDS encoding KamA family radical SAM protein codes for the protein MSIETAIGLETGQPYPYRRTELVEPDWTRFPGWRDVTTEEWESVQWQRAHCVKNLKQLRELMGDLLDERFYEDLERDQAERATMSMLVPPQMLNTMAPHVEPAGPGSLTEAFYADPIRHYMLPVLSDRRTDWPSHPHATRDSLHEHDMWVAEGLTHRYPTKVLAELLPTCPQYCGHCTRMDLVGNSTAQIDKLKFVGKPNDRLGDMIDYLRRTPSVRDVVVSGGDVANMPWPRLEAFLTSVLEVENIRDIRLATKALMGLPQHWLQGDVVDGMGRVASIARERGVSIAIHTHVNHANSVTPLVAKAARAMLDTGIRDVRNQGVLLNGVNADPEALLDLCFRLLDGAQIMPYYFYMCDMIPFSEHWRVSVADAQRLQHHIMGYLPGFATPRIVCDVPFVGKRWVHQLADYDEVRGISYWTKNYRTSIEAADPEALSRTYEYYDPIHTLPAEGQAWWAEHGRLDESALRAAEIAEASRRTAALQAH
- a CDS encoding hotdog domain-containing protein, which gives rise to MTNAEVGMTVRHRRYVPYSHAHYAGNLVDGAYSLGLFGDVATEMCIRTDGDEGLFASYSDVQFHAPVRAGDVLEISCAVTRVGTRSRTLDFAVHVLARGAATPDRPGAAEVLDAPLLATSATGTVVVPA
- a CDS encoding OAM dimerization domain-containing protein; this encodes MSPLRPYGDTTGDGMVQLSFTLPMPHSKVADGAALQLASKMGMDPALVVHSKPMGEGFTFFVVYGRVNHLVEPDQVTVVERDFPLLTPKEANAAIKRSLRRRLVVVGACIGTDAHTVGIDAILNIKGWAGEKGLEYYRELKVVNLGAQVSVPELVERSLAEHADAVLVSQVVTQRDAHLLNTREMSAAFREAFPAGKRPLLVVGGPRFDEAMADELGVDRVFSRGTTPGEVASYLVHRVTDRPTRKAS
- a CDS encoding lysine 5,6-aminomutase subunit alpha, producing the protein MVSTGSTNVGSRRTVGRLELDRERVKQARALARKVGRPVVSLAKRHTTVSVERATLRLAGLAGADPDGTPWVNRLAEVVRADVGLEHGVALPVWDALLRGEADDLLTLAQKAGAGSVRFRLPEGRDATRATAASRKAVGAGIRRIDQRRHERERLIARVGDAPSKPWIYLIVATGDIHEDIPQAQAAAREGADVIAVIRSTGQSLLDFVPEGATREGFAGTYATQENFRLMRAALDETSRELGRYVRLTNYASGLCMPEIAALAGLERLDMMLNDSMYGILFRDINPIRTFVDQRFSRQVHARAGIIINTGEDNYLTTADAVEAAHTVTTSQLLNEYFGKEAGLEDWQLGLGHAFEIDPDIPDSFRLELAHAMLARDLFPKAPLKWMPPTRHMTGDVFRGYLLDGFFNLVGALTGQGILLVGMMTEAVVTPWLSDRDLALQNVRYVMNAAGNLHEDFRPAPGGFIEKRAQHVLDETITLLDQIAHDTSAAGLPPLLSAIGDGTFGLMKRPADGGRGLDGVARKSTSYYNPATEILEER
- a CDS encoding L-erythro-3,5-diaminohexanoate dehydrogenase, with product MTTSVASDPTGLHRVLDDVAVLPQAAARLDTRRELWPDEVRVRVERLNLDAASFRQLERKHDGDGDAVRAEVLGIVAARGKMQNPETGSGGMLVGTVEAVGEESPLGLRVGDRVATLVSLTLTPLVIEDDLARWDGRSEQVPCDGYAVLFGRSIAAVLPDDLAPELSLAVMDVCGAPALTARVVRQYAATRRPTVAVIGGAGKSGSLSLAAARDAGADRLLGVVPHEQEAERLRGAGLADAVVVADARDPIALRDAVTAAGGPADITVVCVDVPGCEGGAILATAEGGTVIFFSMATSFPAAALGAEGLAADVTMLVGNGYVPGHAAYALELLRANDGVRRLFEERL